CCACCTTCAAGACTCTGCCACTGATTTAGGATTCATTTGTtttaacaatatttatttattatttatgcgACTGCCTCAGTCACCaaagtttaatttataaactaattGAACGTCAAAAGTTTACATGATTGTTTCAACTAATTTATTACTACGTTCGTCTCAAATTTATTGTCCGTTATTTTATTATAAGATGTtttaaattaattgtctactttcaTAAATTTATAAAAAGATTCGATAAAAATCTTTTGTTCCTTACTTTATTCATGTAGAATAAAAAGTATGTAAAAAAAATAAGGGGTAATAGTGGAAAGTTAACAAAAAAGTATATGTAACAtgtactttttcttaaactgtgtgttttttgtcttgaGATAATAGATTTGGGACGGAAGGAGTAAATGTTTTCGGTCATTTGTTTTGACAATACTTCCGTTAAGATGTTCTTCAAAATATAAGTGACGGTTTCGGGTAAAAGTTGGACACTAATACAGGTCAGGCCCTCTCTAACATGTTATCAGAATCAATTTGTTACATCATTAATTGGGTTTAGTTGGATCTCTAGCAAGATTTTTTCTTCGACTTGGAGATGGTTATTTGGTCATTGTTTGTAAGACGAAGATGTTCATGATTCATGGGTCAAAAAGTCAAGTGTTAAGAATTTCAAGGTTAGTTTAAGATGTTCAATTGCTTAAAAGTTTATGTATTTATGTTCAAGATTCTGGAAAGATGCCTCTCCTTTCAGGTAACACGACATTTTAATCAATATATAACTTTTTTGGCCTAAAAACTGATGAAGTCTAGATTGGTAGCCGGTGAATGATGAAACCTACAAGAGTAACACAAGATATAGATGCTGAAAGTGGCAAACAAGACGAAGTAGCATGGAATGCAACCAAGAAGGCGTTGGGTATATTTGATGAGTTCTCTTCTCTTAGTGGCTATATAACTACGGTATGCATATTTAACAATTGATAAGACCACCATTATCGCGGCGTCAGGGAGGCCGGGTCAGAGCCTCTGGCGCCCACGCCCCCTGACGCCCGCAACGCGGCGTCACACCCAACGCCCTTGGGGCGTCAGTCGGCAGAAAAACGGAAAAAAAAGCGTTAAAGTGGGGGGGGGTCCAGACACGTGGCGAGCATTGACTGGTCCAAATTCAAACCGTTGGAGACCCCCAACGGctactttttctttttttttccttcCTAATTTCATTTATTTTTATTCTATATAAACCCATTCTCCATCTCATTTTATACACACCAACACATCCAATTTCTCTCATATTCTCCACTTTTTCATACTTTTACATCATATATTTTTAcaacatatatattttttatatttctaTGACATCGTTTTCAAACTACGTTTCGTATCTACTAAATTCCGAATCAAATTCAGAAGAAGAGCTTATTGTGCAAATGATTCAAGAATTAGATGAATCGGATGATTCGGAAGTCCAATCCGAGCGTGTTCCAAGAAACCGAATTTATCTTCTAAGAAATCGTGAAAAAGCCGCGGAAGACTTATGGAGCGATTATTTTTCCGAGACGCCGGTGTTTCCTCCGCATATATTTAAAACACGTTTTCGTATGCGGATTTAATTATTTCTCGGACTAGCGCAAGGTATTTCTAATTATACTCCTAATAGTCCAAATATTCCCGAACACTTTAGATATTTTACCGAACGTTTTGATGCTATCGGAAGGCCAACTTTTACTATCTATCAAAAATTAACTTCGGCCCTATGACAATTAGCGTATGGAACCGCTGCCGATATGTTTGATGAATTTATAAAAATGAGTGAATCGTCCTCAATACTTTGTTTAGACCACTTTTGTAAATGTATTATCACTCTATTCAAACCGCATTACATGAGGACTCCCAATGCATATGATGTTCAACGATTATATGCTAGACATGAGGAGAAACATGGTTTTAAGGGTAtgcattagtattttttttatgtaATTGTTATGTTTAATTCGTAGTCGTTTCAATTAATGTAATCgttgaattattaaaataaattaatttatgttatttttatatttttatgtattttatgttattaaaatcaaaagaaataaagaaaataaaaaactGGTGGACCCTACTGAAATCTGACACCAAAATTTGACACACGGGGTTAATGACTGACCTTGTCTAGTCACAGGCAGATTGCACTTTTTGCCAAAAAAGTGCACTCCCTGCCTGTGGTCACAGCAGGGTTAATGGTGGTCTAATAACCACATTGCATATATTTTGACCCATAATGTATTACATGGAACAGAGTGAATTAGATTACACAGCTAGTAGCATCAGGACAACTCATGGGACATGTTTGGGATTGCTTAAAATaagtacacttattatttgcttattCAGACAGCAGATGAGCAGACTTAAAACACTTTTGTAAAAACTGTTTATCTGCTTATTTATTAAGGAATAAACACTTAAAAAACAAGGTGACACCAGTGGAAACATTTACTTATTTTCCAATAGGATGAGTGCTTAAAAAATAGGCAATCCCTAAACAACCTATGGAAACATTTAAGAACTTAGAATAAAACAAAGAACCAGTCCACTTCTCCATTACAGGATGCTACTTTACAGGTTTTTAAAGCTAAAAGCACAGGAATCACTTAGAATCTCTTTTTGTGTAAAAAGATACTGAATCAATGATTAAGAAGGGAGTGTCTTGAATTACTTTTATTAAAGTGTATGTCAATTTATTTGTTACTTTTGCAGCAGTAAATCCAGACCCTCTGTCAATAATTGTTTATTTACTTATCGCAAAAAAACTTACTGTTAACATTTAAAGAAAGGTGTTACCTAGCAGTATACAAGTTCTTCAGTATGATGTATTGCACACCCATAGAAACATCAATTGTAACTAAGAAACAGGTCTACACAATCAAAAGTAATTCATGAAGTCTCATCTTAAATGAACTCAACAATTCAAATGAGTTCCTTTAAGATACAACTTCGGGTAAATAACAACCAAAAAAATCAACAAACAAGTAATGAGCTTTTTGTTAGACTAAAAGTTCTACTAAAACTCATACAAAACAATAATAAAATTTGCACAAATAAGAATCCCAATTTCTCATTCTAATGCATTCTAGGATTACGTTCTGAAGTAGAGCATGTACTTGTGGAAACAACTAATGTAATGAAAGAACCATTTTCCTCATCCTTAACaatattttcatcatcatcattatcatcatgaaCATATGTGTCTTCAGCATCATCAAATCGTTCCATAAGCTTATTTTGAAGTTTATCTTCAGCATCTCTCAAGAACTTAAACTTTGGAGGCGGTGAAGCCCATATCATATTGAACTCTAAATCACTTGCTGACTCGAACAAAGGACTAAACGTTCTATACGTGTAATCCCCGGGCGTTATAGGTGGAGTGAAGTACGGTGGTGAACTAAATGGTGTAAAAAATGGTGTATCGACAGATACTACGTCACTTAAACTTCGtcttgatccccttttactcataTCTTCTGATTCCAAATCTTCCTTTGTTTCTTCTTTGATCGTAAACAAAAATCTCGGTGGGGCAGATAGGTTTTGCATCCTTAATACCTCCGAATCAATACTAGTTCCATGTTCATGTTCATGTTCATGTTCATGTTCATGTTCATGTTCATGTGCCTGACCAAATGGACTGAGCCATATGTCTTTGTTTTGATAAGCTGATGAAACTTGTGGTTCATGGACCAGTGTGTCAGTGGTCAAACCTGAGGTGGTCAAAGATGAGGGCTTTTTCCAACAAAACAAGTAGAACAATTCTCTTGCTTGGCTAGAGTAATTTTCTTGAATCATATCTCTATTAGTCACTCTTTTTTTCCACCATAACAAATAGTACAACTCAGCAACAAGAGCTAGTAATAAACACCCAAATACAAGACTTAAACCAATACCTACACTACTTGAAGCTCTCATATTACTTCCCACTCACATCACAATAACTATATAAACTGATTTCTAACAGCTACTTGGTAATTACACAGTTTATACAAGCATAAACCTCACAGGACTTTTATCAAACAGGTGGTGTGCATTATATTTACCCAAAATTTCACCAAAATCAAACCCAATAACCGGATAAAAATATAATCTTTATAGAGTTAATGTTTGGTTACATAATCATGTTACTCAAAAGAAAATAAATTATACCTTTTTTTTGCTGTTGAATGATTAGGTATGATTGAACTCGTGCAGGTTCATCCGTACAGTTAATACCCAATAAATTAAAGCTGCATTTGAATGTGTCTACAGATTTGAGATTGTAAATAAGAGGGAAAATTGGGGGGAAGAAGTGGGCAAATGGAAGAGTGTAAAATTATGGAATGAGACTCGTTGTTTGGACCGAGAGATGCCACCCAAAATCACATGGCAGCTCATTAAAAAGAAAGTGATGTATCAATTAATACTGTCAGTCGCTGCCCCACTTGAAAATTGAATTTAAAAACTTCTGTACgtgtaaattaaaaaaaaaattacgaatattcatattcaaattataattattttattaatttttttataaaaaaatgaaaTTTAAATTTAAATGGCCCGAAGATTAAGGTGTTGTTTGCTTTTTAAGATGTctttgtctgaagatctgcggatCATGTCTGTAAAGAAAATGTGATCTGAA
This genomic window from Rutidosis leptorrhynchoides isolate AG116_Rl617_1_P2 chromosome 2, CSIRO_AGI_Rlap_v1, whole genome shotgun sequence contains:
- the LOC139893551 gene encoding uncharacterized protein; amino-acid sequence: MRASSSVGIGLSLVFGCLLLALVAELYYLLWWKKRVTNRDMIQENYSSQARELFYLFCWKKPSSLTTSGLTTDTLVHEPQVSSAYQNKDIWLSPFGQAHEHEHEHEHEHEHEHGTSIDSEVLRMQNLSAPPRFLFTIKEETKEDLESEDMSKRGSRRSLSDVVSVDTPFFTPFSSPPYFTPPITPGDYTYRTFSPLFESASDLEFNMIWASPPPKFKFLRDAEDKLQNKLMERFDDAEDTYVHDDNDDDENIVKDEENGSFITLVVSTSTCSTSERNPRMH